A window of the Dioscorea cayenensis subsp. rotundata cultivar TDr96_F1 chromosome 14, TDr96_F1_v2_PseudoChromosome.rev07_lg8_w22 25.fasta, whole genome shotgun sequence genome harbors these coding sequences:
- the LOC120275637 gene encoding receptor-like protein EIX1: MERRFLTFAAAAAQLLFLLGLLSSTLSINESKLQCRESERVALLKFKDGLRDPHSLLSSWEGSDCCNWRGVSCNNETEHVVSLDLGYRHLFDGPSTAWRLGGNTSPSLLGLKYLNYLDLSFNDFGGISIPEFIGSMLELSYLNLSNAGFSGRIPAQIGNLSSLRYLDLNSIYSLHTLYSDELEWVSHLSSLQYLDMNSVNLAKTNDWFHPINMIPSLSVLLLPNCQLKEMPTSLLFHNLTSLVTLDLSNNQFDSMLPSWLFNMSSLEYLNLQFNHFQGSIPDAFANMSSLEIIQIRNNELHGPIPQSIGKLCNLRSLDLSHNNISDNVLALAVISGGCAGDTLENINLRSNGLTGNLSDWLKKLKMLSILNLGNNLLQGSIPPSIGNISTLTNLFLSHNMFNGTLPESFGRLSELTLLDVPYNLLSGVVSEVHFVNLSKLEQLSLASNSLAINMSSDWIPPFRLRFIGLSSCKLGPKFPPWLQTQKNYFIMDLSYSEIDDTVPEWLWTLSQEIDMLDISQNRIAGNVTKLKFHVVHILDLSFNNLDGPLPSLPSSIEYIDFSNNLFSETLVPFFNEQMPILSHLFLSGYHIHGTIPASICHYLELYVLDLSDNLLSGELPGCLGDLASLAAMNFANNDLSGQLPRSLGAYSWLQSLHLDNNSFHGQLPVALRSCTRLVTLDVGNNRLSGKIPTWIDIGPRQ; encoded by the exons ATGGAAAGGAGGTTCCTCACCTTTGCCGCTGCTGCTGCTCAGCTTCTATTTCTGCTTGGTCTTCTAAGCTCTACACTCAGCATCAATGAATCAAAACTTCAGTGCAGGGAGAGTGAAAGAGTAGCACTTCTTAAGTTCAAAGATGGCCTCAGAGATCCTCATAGCCTTCTCTCTTCATGGGAAGGTAGTGATTGCTGCAACTGGAGAGGAGTCAGCTGCAACAATGAAACCGAGCATGTTGTTAGCTTAGACCTTGGATACCGGCATCTCTTTGATGGTCCTAGTACTGCTTGGCGTCTTGGTGGTAACACTAGTCCTTCTCTGCTCGGCTTGAAGTATCTGAATTACCTGGACCTCAGCTTCAATGATTTTGGAGGGATTAGCATTCCAGAATTCATAGGCTCAATGCTAGAACTCAGCTACCTTAATCTCTCCAATGCTGGTTTCAGTGGGAGGATACCTGCACAAATAGGGAATCTCTCAAGTTTACGGTACCTTGATCTGAACTCAATTTATTCTTTGCATACTTTGTATTCTGATGAGCTTGAATGGGTCTCTCATCTTTCTTCATTGCAATATCTTGATATGAACTCAGTGAACCTTGCGAAGACTAATGATTGGTTTCATCCAATTAATATGATTCCCTCTTTATCGGTTTTACTTCTACCCAATTGTCAGCTTAAAGAGATGCCGACATCACTCTTGTTTCACAATCTCACATCTCTTGTTACTCTTGATCTCTCCAACAACCAATTTGATTCCATGCTCCCAAGCTGGTTGTTCAACATGAGCAGCCTTGAATACCTTAACCTTCAGTTCAATCACTTCCAAGGTTCTATACCTGATGCTTTTGCAAACATGAGTTCTCTTGAGATCATTCAAATCAGAAACAATGAATTGCATGGACCTATACCTCAATCCATAGGCAAACTCTGCAACCTGAGATCACTCGATCTCTCACATAATAATATCAGCGATAACGTGTTGGCATTGGCAGTAATTTCAGGTGGTTGCGCTGGTGACACTCTGGAGAATATAAATCTTAGAAGCAATGGTCTGACAGGCAACTTGTCAGATTGGTTAAAGAAGTTGAAAATGTTGTCTATTCTTAATCTTGGCAACAACTTGCTTCAAGGCTCTATTCCACCATCAATAGGAAACATATCTACATTGACAAATCTTTTTCTGAGCCACAATATGTTTAATGGAACTCTTCCTGAGAGCTTCGGGCGTCTCTCAGAGCTTACTCTGCTTGATGTTCCTTATAATTTACTCTCCGGAGTTGTGTCCGAAGTTCACTTTGTAAATCTTTCCAAGTTGGAGCAGCTGAGCTTGGCTTCAAACTCCTTGGCAATCAATATGAGCTCGGACTGGATTCCTCCATTCAGACTGAGATTTATCGGGCTCAGCAGTTGCAAACTCGGACCCAAGTTTCCTCCATGGCTACAAACACAAAAGAATTATTTTATCATGGATTTGTCATACTCGGAGATTGATGATACTGTACCTGAATGGTTGTGGACATTATCTCAAGAGATTGATATGCTGGATATTTCTCAAAATCGGATTGCTGGAAATGTGACAAAACTGAAATTCCACGTTGTTCACAtccttgatttgagtttcaacAATCTTGATGGCCCTTTGCCTTCTCTTCCTTCTAGCATTGAatatattgatttctctaaCAACTTGTTTTCGGAGACTCTTGTTCCATTCTTCAATGAACAAATGCCGATACTTTCTCATTTGTTTCTGTCAGGCTATCATATTCATGGTACAATTCCTGCATCCATATGTCACTACTTGGAGCTGTACGTTCTTGATCTCTCAGACAACCTCCTGTCAGGAGAGCTCCCAGGATGTTTGGGTGATCTTGCATCATTGGCAGCAATGAACTTTGCGAACAATGATCTGTCCGGACAACTTCCTCGCAGTTTGGGAGCTTATAGTTGGCTTCAGTCACTGCATTTGGATAACAATTCCTTCCATGGGCAGCTCCCTGTTGCTTTGAGAAGTTGCACTCGCTTGGTTACACTTGATGTTGGCAACAACAGACTCTCAGGAAAGATACCAACTTGGATTG ATATTGGACCTCGCCAGTAA
- the LOC120275586 gene encoding receptor-like protein EIX2, translating into MALTRKPKERMMEVLQGNVQTSVGFYGPSGYADSLSLVMKGRELKYSKNLGYVASIDLSGNNFSGDIPRELANLYGLQSMNLSNNKLSGNIPTNIGQLRWLESLDLSRNNLSGSIPSSMSSLTSLSHLNLSYNNFTGRIPTGYQLQTLNDPSMYIGNPGLCGAPLENCKANEIYNGTQRACGGEIDDCESEMLGFYIGIILGFVAGFWAIWGTLLLCETLRNRYFVFIDWLFALSVEK; encoded by the coding sequence ATGGCACTGACACGCAAGCCAAAAGAGCGAATGATGGAAGTATTACAAGGTAATGTACAAACTAGTGTTGGTTTCTATGGCCCTTCGGGCTATGCAGATAGTTTGTCACTGGTCATGAAAGGAAGGGAGTTGAAGTACAGCAAGAATCTCGGGTATGTGGCAAGCATAGACCTTTCTGGCAACAATTTTTCCGGTGATATTCCAAGAGAATTAGCAAATCTCTATGGACTGCAGAGCATGAATTTGTCTAATAACAAGTTGTCAGGAAATATACCCACAAACATTGGTCAGTTGAGATGGTTAGAGTCTCTGGACTTATCAAGAAACAATCTTTCCGGATCAATTCCTTCGAGCATGTCATCTTTGACTTCATTGAGTCACTTGAATCTATCTTACAACAATTTCACTGGGAGAATTCCCACAGGATACCAGCTTCAAACACTTAATGATCCATCTATGTACATTGGCAATCCTGGGCTTTGTGGTGCTCCTCTTGAAAATTGCAAGGCCAATGAGATATACAATGGAACACAACGCGCTTGTGGTGGTGAAATTGATGATTGTGAATCCGAAATGCTGGGGTTCTATATTGGAATAATTCTGGGGTTTGTTGCAGGGTTTTGGGCTATATGGGGTACTTTGTTGCTCTGTGAGACATTGAGGAATCGTTATTTCGTCTTCATTGATTGGTTATTTGCACTATCTGTGGAAAAATGA